A genomic stretch from Deltaproteobacteria bacterium includes:
- a CDS encoding AI-2E family transporter yields MSSEAAETTVAEPKAAKEERRPAPDLYLIRAGAIFIAILCLLALLHFAASVFITLFSAMLLAFGLEPVVHFLCVRTRLQRHHSSAVVVFLFVAMLYGLFYAAYLHAESFLAEIPAITEKIRSAPMVASLSNRAEELNRVFAEAGRRITPPAAVSARPKIVPPVDVRAEAGTFTESLLQGLGSLSGTLSIVPSTRRIGMFLGV; encoded by the coding sequence TTGTCCTCCGAAGCTGCCGAGACCACGGTTGCGGAACCGAAGGCAGCGAAGGAGGAGCGGCGGCCGGCGCCGGACCTGTACCTCATCCGTGCGGGTGCGATCTTCATCGCGATCCTCTGCCTCCTCGCGCTCCTGCACTTCGCCGCCTCCGTCTTCATCACCCTCTTCTCGGCCATGCTGCTGGCCTTCGGCCTCGAACCGGTCGTCCATTTCCTCTGCGTGCGGACCCGGCTGCAGCGCCATCACTCCAGCGCCGTCGTCGTCTTCCTGTTCGTCGCCATGCTCTACGGTCTTTTCTACGCGGCGTACCTGCACGCCGAAAGCTTCCTCGCGGAGATCCCCGCGATCACCGAAAAGATCCGATCCGCGCCGATGGTTGCGAGCCTCTCGAACAGGGCCGAGGAGCTGAACCGCGTCTTCGCCGAGGCGGGCCGGCGCATCACTCCCCCGGCGGCGGTCTCCGCGCGCCCGAAAATCGTCCCACCGGTCGACGTGCGGGCTGAAGCGGGAACGTTCACGGAGTCGCTGCTCCAGGGGCTCGGGTCCCTGAGCGGGACGCTGAGCATCGTCCCGTCCACGCGGCGGATCGGCATGTTCCTCGGGGTATAA